The window ATAGAATCTCCTGTGATCCAACCTTTGACCGTATCGTGCCCCTTTTTGGTACGCAGCCTTCTCACCATTGAGGCATGTCTTGCTTCTACAGAATGAATGGACAAAGCGGCAGTAAGCACCACATCATTTTCCATAACATTTCCGGCTTGCCCTTTATAAGCCCTTACACCAGTATCTTCAAACGCTTGTGACAAGGCCAAAAAAGTAGGATAATCAGTAAAAGGAGAAAAATTTCCACTTGCAGTAAAATCAAATTCAGGTTCCATTACAGGCTCTCCACCCAACACATTCCCTACTACTTCTGTAAGAAAATTAACGTGGGCCAGCTCATGATCACGGATTTTCTCGAAGATGGCAGTATCTGCTCCATCGATGACTCCTGCATCAATCCCCATTTGGTAATACCGGTATTCCAGATGTTCCAATGTCAAAGCATAATTCAATACCTCGATCAAACTCGCAGTATCAGCTTTGGCAACTTTTGGCAAAGCTGACAAAATACCCAATGGAACGGCTGCCATAGCTACTTTTTTACTCATGTCACCAAACCGGTGGAAAGCTTCTCTTCTAGAGAAAAACATTTCTTTTTCATCCGAATTTTTAGTATCCGGACACATTTTATCTAATAAATTCAATAAGTTCATGTCTATTTCTGTTAAGGTTTTAAATTAGCTTGGCAATTGACTGAAATCAATTGGTGTGGTTACATAATTGCTAGCTGCCGTCAGTACTTCCGAAAAACTAAGTGTACGCTCCAAACCATTCCCATCAATGATATCATCTCCTGCAAAATCTGCAGATCCCGGATTCAACAAATCCCTTATGGCGGCTGCATGCCTAGCCTCTACAGACACTATTTTTCCGGCTATAAGTAAATAACCGGCATCTTGAATATGCTGTCCGGCACCATTATAGGCCGCTACACCTAAATCTTCAAAAGTTTTGGCTGCATTCAATACAGACATCCGATCATCAAAATTTATGGCACTAAAGTCCACTTCCAAATCTTCAATCGCTGCACTTCCCAAAGCGGCTTTAAAAAATTCTTTATGTGCCCTTTCATGTTTCTCAAGATCAGCCATAATTTCCTTTTCTTCTGCACTGGCATTATTATAATACCCACCTTGCATCACAGTTGCGTAAAATGCTGCTTCCAGTTGTTCAAGTGCATAGGCATAATTCAATATTCCAACATCTCCTGACCCTAGCATCACCCCTTCTTTTTCCATAGGAGGCATGATGTCATCATCATCATTACATCCCACCATAAACAATCCTGCTGCCGCAATGGACAATGAACCCTTTTGAAGGAACTTGCGTCGGTTGGCATTTTTCACCAACCCATGCGGTTTAATCAAATCCTTTTTCATTTTTTTAAAGTTTAGGTTAATAACTCAGTTTCGTTTTCATCAT of the Cyclobacterium marinum DSM 745 genome contains:
- a CDS encoding ferritin-like domain-containing protein, translating into MNLLNLLDKMCPDTKNSDEKEMFFSRREAFHRFGDMSKKVAMAAVPLGILSALPKVAKADTASLIEVLNYALTLEHLEYRYYQMGIDAGVIDGADTAIFEKIRDHELAHVNFLTEVVGNVLGGEPVMEPEFDFTASGNFSPFTDYPTFLALSQAFEDTGVRAYKGQAGNVMENDVVLTAALSIHSVEARHASMVRRLRTKKGHDTVKGWITGDSIGSLPAATQAIYAGEDNVMHGGADVVQLTGIDSDAVTEGWDEPLNKDQVLGIASLFLA
- a CDS encoding ferritin-like domain-containing protein, whose amino-acid sequence is MKKDLIKPHGLVKNANRRKFLQKGSLSIAAAGLFMVGCNDDDDIMPPMEKEGVMLGSGDVGILNYAYALEQLEAAFYATVMQGGYYNNASAEEKEIMADLEKHERAHKEFFKAALGSAAIEDLEVDFSAINFDDRMSVLNAAKTFEDLGVAAYNGAGQHIQDAGYLLIAGKIVSVEARHAAAIRDLLNPGSADFAGDDIIDGNGLERTLSFSEVLTAASNYVTTPIDFSQLPS